One genomic region from Gammaproteobacteria bacterium encodes:
- the hypA gene encoding hydrogenase maturation nickel metallochaperone HypA: protein MHEISLCERVLQVLEEQAGVQRYRKVKTVWLEVGALAGVEVEALRFGFDVVMKDSIAAGARLEIIAVPGQAWCPQCGKKVAIRQRFDGCPGCGGHQLQVTAGEALRIRELEVE, encoded by the coding sequence ATGCATGAGATCTCCTTGTGTGAAAGGGTGTTGCAGGTGCTTGAAGAACAGGCCGGGGTGCAACGCTACCGCAAAGTTAAGACGGTGTGGCTGGAGGTGGGCGCTCTGGCCGGCGTTGAGGTGGAGGCCCTACGTTTTGGTTTTGATGTGGTGATGAAAGATTCCATTGCCGCCGGCGCCCGTCTCGAGATTATTGCTGTGCCCGGTCAGGCATGGTGCCCGCAGTGCGGGAAGAAAGTGGCCATCAGGCAGCGCTTTGATGGTTGTCCGGGGTGCGGCGGCCATCAACTGCAGGTCACTGCTGGTGAGGCGCTGCGGATCAGGGAACTGGAGGTGGAGTAG